From Anopheles funestus chromosome 3RL, idAnoFuneDA-416_04, whole genome shotgun sequence, a single genomic window includes:
- the LOC125769537 gene encoding uncharacterized protein LOC125769537 → MNTKTIDTGPLGEGPLNVSEFYRDATVLVTGGTGFIGKVLVEKLLRCFEVKKIFLLIRRKENASATDRLQRMLEGPIFDRIRSTVPDAKERFAKVVAVDTTFEREDIVDDVDKAKLCNEVQIVFHVMASIRFDEVLDDAIATNVTSAQRLYALASSMAELRSIVHVSTFYSNCDRKYIEERIYDDVPFGGLDHIQHFFKSIKPEEKERMTRLVLGEMPNSYVFSKKCAEAMIGREFGNLPIGIFRPPIVISSYREPEPGWVDCFHGATGLCVPIVLGKTMWYYGNPDVKPFMSPVDHTVSGMLAAACDIYRRQCTILPVQKPVPVYNFTFEKNRFTFGDYVQLVTSGLRNPLDRWLSHIKCRISPWKIFPRILLWLMTLQARAADEVMGWFGKRGSNLKVVSAITNLSNAVEYFRCNMWTMDNSNVRRMLSLLSHDDAQHLDFDGEQIDWRDYHKSYAKGIAMELMRKNHRRQQYRKSLLVKHKFRFDLGIQNIMDTNVTSTERLYNFLRNASRLQAIVHVSTFYSNCDRSHIEECVYDDIRFGGWDNIRRIIEPLTESEKSTLMPALIAPLPNNYAFSKKCAEIMIQQQFSELPIGIFRPPIVTPSYKEPIPGWVDCIQGVTGLCIPILKQRLLWYYGEPTVCPSLTPVDYCIAGMITAACDIKQRHEENRVLQSFDRHVSTPPVYNFCFDKNLISWQQFIRLVGSGLPTASGRKLRIRQEYFDIWAAASLVYLVIDVGKRSTSATIGPIRVQRQEAAAVRSQLHNGHSNMSDTCGSKVIEFYQDSVVLITGASGFLGKVLLEKLLRCLDARKIYVLIRRKRDYSAQMRLEQILKSMLFDRVRNETKAAKALFDKIEAVEVNFERDDLGLEPGLRDRIRHEVEVAFNLLASVNFNEALDQALETNVECTRRVLNLLSGARRIKSVIHVSTFYSNCNRTLIEEKIYDDIGFGGYDNIKSTFAKLQDDHKQFLSPVVLGTFPNSYTFSKKCAEVVVRDKFGHLPIGIFRPPIVTSSYREPVPGWVDNFNGPSGMVVPLSQGLYSAALLDPKKKPFIVPVDFCVNALLMCAYDVSKSSVLKSIPVYNYTDDCNLWTWQQVINGFFSGLGPIRKLVAKYFTGTITVNPVRYAICKRIMMFQAFCLDLIRTFSGKEKIMQRLFSKMVTLSEVLRFFCLNDWKMTNANIRRISDEMSPLEAELFPLDIRKIDWTEYYRNFVPGVIKYAVQPRSPRSPSISERKLKESKLRETKKLNSGLFYLLWSSVFIIALKIFKNLFNKV, encoded by the exons ATGAATACTAAAACAATCGATACAGGACCGCTCGGAGAAGGTCCACTGAATGTGTCGGAATTCTATCGCGATGCCACCGTGCTCGTTACCGGTGGCACAGGCTTTATTGGGAAAGTGTTGGTGGAAAAGCTGCTCCGATGTTTCGAAGTGAAGAAAATCTTTTTGCTGATCCGTCGTAAAGAAAATGCAAGTGCTACGGATCGTTTACAGCGGATGCTGGAGGGGCCG ATATTCGACAGGATACGTAGTACGGTACCGGATGCGAAGGAACGCTTCGCAAAGGTGGTAGCCGTCGACACTACATTTGAGCGGGAAGACATTGTCGACGATGTGGACAAGGCGAAGCTGTGCAATGAGGTGCAG ATCGTTTTCCACGTGATGGCATCGATCCGGTTCGATGAGGTACTGGACGATGCGATCGCCACCAATGTCACCTCGGCGCAGCGTCTTTACGCGCTCGCCAGCTCAATGGCGGAACTACGTTCGATCGTACACGTGTCGACATTCTACTCGAATTGCGATCGTAAGTACATTGAGGAGCGAATATACGATGACGTACCGTTCGGCGGTCTGGACCACATACAGCACTTCTTCAAGAGTATCAAGCCGGAGGAGAAGGAACGCATGACGCGGCTAGTTCTGGGCGAAATGCCGAACTCGTACGTTTTCAGCAAGAAGTGTGCGGAAGCGATGATTGGGCGGGAGTTTGGTAATCTGCCGATCGGTATCTTTCGACCACCGATCGTTATATCGAGCTATCGGGAGCCCGAACCGGGTTGGGTCGACTGTTTCCACGGTGCTACCGGGCTTTGTGTGCCGATAGTGCTCGGTAAAACCATGTGGTACTATGGAAATCCGGACGTAAAACCGTTCATGTCACCGGTCGATCACACCGTTTCGGGAATGTTGGCAGCGGCGTGCGATATTTACAGAAGGCAGTGTACGATCTTACCGGTTCAAAAACCGGTTCCGGTGTACAACTTCACGTTCGAGAAGAACAGATTCACCTTCGGTGATTACGTTCAGCTCGTTACTTCTGGCTTGAGGAATCCACTAGATCGATGGTTGAG TCACATCAAATGTCGCATCAGTCcttggaaaatatttccccGAATCCTTCTGTGGTTGATGACACTGCAGGCCCGTGCTGCCGATGAAGTAATGGGCTGGTTCGGCAAGCGTGGCAG TAACCTAAAAGTCGTTTCCGCCATCACGAATCTGTCCAATGCCGTCGAGTACTTCCGATGCAACATGTGGACGATGGATAACAGCAATGTGAGGCGAATGCTGTCACTCCTTTCACATGACGATGCGCAGCACTTAGACTTTGATGGGGAACAGATCGATTGGAGGGATTACCATAAATCATACGCCAAGGGAATCGCCATGGAGCTGATGAGAAAGAATCACCGCAGACAGCAGTACCGGAAATCGTTGCTGGTGAAGCATAAGT TTAGATTTGACCTGGGAATTCAAAACATCATGGATACTAACGTCACGAGCACCGAAAGATTGTATAACTTTCTACGGAACGCGTCACGTTTGCAAGCGATCGTTCATGTCTCCACATTCTACTCCAACTGCGATCGATCACACATTGAAGAGTGCGTGTATGACGACATTCGGTTCGGTGGCTGGGATAACATTCGGCGAATCATAGAACCACTGACGGAGTCGGAAAAAAGCACACTGATGCCAGCATTGATAGCACCGTTGCCTAATAATTATGCGTTTAGCAAGAAGTGCGCCGAGATAATGATACAGCAGCAGTTTTCCGAACTACCGATCGGGATCTTCCGTCCACCGATTGTGACGCCCAGCTATAAGGAACCCATCCCCGGTTGGGTCGACTGTATACAGGGCGTTACTGGACTATGTATCCCAATACTGAAGCAACGGTTGCTGTGGTACTATGGAGAGCCTACCGTATGTCCATCCCTAACGCCGGTGGATTATTGTATCGCCGGTATGATTACTGCTGCCTGCGATATTAAGCAGCGACATGAGGAAAATCGTGTGCTGCAGTCATTCGATCGGCACGTTTCTACACCTCCGGTgtacaacttttgcttcgaCAAAAACCTTATCTCATGGCAACAGTTCATACGCCTCGTTGGATCTGGCTTGCCAACTGCAAGCGGACGTAAGCTTAG GATACGCCAA GAATACTTCGATATT TGGGCCGCCGCCTCATTAGTCTATCTCGTAATCGACGTCGGCAAACGCAGCACATCAGCCACCATAGGGCCTATCAGGGTGCAAAGGCAGGAAGCAGCAGCGGTTCGTTCGCAACTTCACAACGGACACAGCAACATGAGCGACACCTGCGGCTCGAAGGTGATCGAGTTCTACCAGGACTCGGTCGTCCTGATCACCGGTGCGAGCGGTTTCCTCGGGAAGGTCCTGCTGGAAAAGCTGCTCCGATGTTTGGACGCGCGCAAGATATATGTGCTGATACGCCGAAAGCGTGACTACAGTGCACAGATGCGATTAGAGCAGATTCTCAAGTCGATg TTATTCGATCGTGTGCGGAATGAGACCAAGGCAGCGAAGGCCCTATTTGACAAGATCGAGGCGGTCGAGGTAAACTTCGAGCGGGATGATCTCGGCCTAGAGCCTGGGTTGCGCGATCGGATCCGGCACGAGGTGGAGGTCGCCTTCAATCTGCTCGCCTCGGTCAACTTCAACGAAGCGCTCGATCAGGCGCTGGAAACGAACGTCGAGTGTACGCGGCGCGTCCTCAACCTGCTCAGCGGTGCCCGGCGCATCAAGTCCGTCATCCACGTGTCGACGTTCTACTCGAACTGCAACCGGACGCTGATCGAGGAAAAGATCTACGACGACATCGGATTCGGCGGGTACGACAACATCAAGAGCACGTTCGCCAAGCTCCAGGACGATCACAAACAGTTCCTGTCGCCGGTCGTGCTCGGCACGTTCCCGAACTCGTACACGTTCAGCAAAAAGTGTGCCGAGGTGGTGGTGCGTGACAAGTTCGGCCATCTGCCAATCGGCATATTTAGACCACCGATAG TGACCTCCAGCTACCGGGAGCCCGTACCTGGATGGGTCGATAACTTTAACGGACCGAGCGGTATGGTGGTGCCACTCTCCCAGGGACTGTACAGTGCCGCCCTGCTCGATCCCAAAAAGAAGCCGTTCATCGTACCGGTCGACTTCTGCGTCAATGCGCTGCTCATGTGCGCGTACGATGTGAGCAAATCGAGCGTCCTTAAGAGCATTCCCGTTTACAACTACACCGATGACTGCAACCTCTGGACCTGGCAGCAGGTGATCAATGGATTCTTTAGCGGTCTCGGACCAATCCGGAAACTAGTGGC AAAATACTTCACCGGCACAATCACGGTCAACCCGGTGCGGTACGCAATCTGCAAGCGAATCATGATGTTCCAGGCGTTCTGTCTGGATCTGATCCGGACCTtcagtggaaaggaaaaaat AATGCAACGATTGTTCTCCAAGATGGTGACGCTGAGCGAAGTGTTGCGCTTCTTCTGCCTGAACGACTGGAAGATGACTAACGCCAACATCCGCCGGATCAGCGACGAGATGTCACCGCTCGAGGCGGAACTGTTCCCGCTCGACATCAGGAAGATCGACTGGACCGAGTACTACCGGAACTTTGTGCCGGGCGTGATCAAGTACGCCGTCCAGCCGCGCAGCCCGCGCAGTCCCAGCATCAGCGAGCGGAAGCTGAAGGAGTCGAAGCTGCGGGAAACGAAAAAGCTCAACAGTGGCCTGTTCTACCTGTTGTGGAGCTCCGTGTTTATTATCGCGCTGAAGATATTCAAAAATCTCTTCAACAAGGTGTGA
- the LOC125770817 gene encoding fatty acyl-CoA reductase wat-like: protein MDPSDSAPNVNDSGKRKALHVSEFYHDTVVLVTGSTGFLGKVLVEKLLRSFDVKKIYLLIREKRGSSSTQRLQQMISDPIFDTIRASVIHPNKVFDKLVAIETDFSSPDFVKEPYKSDLLNETQVAFHVMAAVRFDLGIQNIMDTNVTSTERLYNFLRNASRLQAIVHVSTFYSNCDRSHIEECVYDDIRFGGWDNIRRIIEPLTESEKSTLMPALIAPLPNNYAFSKKCAEIMIQQQFSELPIGIFRPPIVTPSYKEPIPGWVDCIQGVTGLCIPILKQRLLWYYGEPTVCPSLTPVDYCIAGMITAACDIKQRHEENRVLQSFDRHVSTPPVYNFCFDKNLISWQQFIRLVGSGLPTASGRKLSTLRNRVTHWRILSRITFWWMYFVAYIGDMILSLLRKPGSNVRLVSGLDTLAHIVEPFCCNSWTARNDNVKQMRSLLAAGDEALLEFDVDRIDWAEYYKQFTKGLNLELERRELRRRQKKKLESSLTV, encoded by the exons ATGGATCCCTCAGACAGTGCGCCTAATGTTAATGATTCTGGCAAACGGAAAGCTTTACACGTTTCGGAATTTTATCACGATACCGTTGTGTTGGTTACCGGCAGCACAGGATTTCTCGGCAAAGTGTTGGTGGAAAAGCTGTTGCGTAGTTTTgatgtaaagaaaatttatctACTTATACGTGAGAAGCGCGGCTCAAGCTCAACGCAACGGTTGCAGCAAATGATAAGCGATCCG ATTTTCGATACAATCCGAGCTTCTGTAATACATCCTAATAAAGTTTTTGATAAGCTGGTGGCAATCGAGACCGACTTCTCTTCTCCGGATTTTGTGAAGGAACCTTACAAGTCTGACCTATTGAATGAAACTCAG GTTGCGTTCCACGTTATGGCTGCAGTTAGATTTGACCTGGGAATTCAAAACATCATGGATACTAACGTCACGAGCACCGAAAGATTGTATAACTTTCTACGGAACGCGTCACGTTTGCAAGCGATCGTTCATGTCTCCACATTCTACTCCAACTGCGATCGATCACACATTGAAGAGTGCGTGTATGACGACATTCGGTTCGGTGGCTGGGATAACATTCGGCGAATCATAGAACCACTGACGGAGTCGGAAAAAAGCACACTGATGCCAGCATTGATAGCACCGTTGCCTAATAATTATGCGTTTAGCAAGAAGTGCGCCGAGATAATGATACAGCAGCAGTTTTCCGAACTACCGATCGGGATCTTCCGTCCACCGATTGTGACGCCCAGCTATAAGGAACCCATCCCCGGTTGGGTCGACTGTATACAGGGCGTTACTGGACTATGTATCCCAATACTGAAGCAACGGTTGCTGTGGTACTATGGAGAGCCTACCGTATGTCCATCCCTAACGCCGGTGGATTATTGTATCGCCGGTATGATTACTGCTGCCTGCGATATTAAGCAGCGACATGAGGAAAATCGTGTGCTGCAGTCATTCGATCGGCACGTTTCTACACCTCCGGTgtacaacttttgcttcgaCAAAAACCTTATCTCATGGCAACAGTTCATACGCCTCGTTGGATCTGGCTTGCCAACTGCAAGCGGACGTAAGCTTAG CACCCTTCGGAATCGCGTAACACATTGGAGAATTCTATCGAGGATCACATTCTGGTGGATGTATTTCGTGGCGTACATTGGTGATATGATTCTGTCACTTTTAAGAAAGCCGGGAAG CAATGTTAGACTCGTTTCTGGTCTTGATACACTGGCCCACATCGTAGAACCCTTCTGCTGCAATTCCTGGACAGCGCGCAACGATAACGTAAAGCAGATGAGATCGTTACTTGCCGCAGGAGACGAAGCACTGCTAGAGTTTGACGTTGATCGAATAGATTGGGCCGAATACTACAAACAATTCACAAAGGGATTAAATTTGGAGCTGGAAAGACGGGAGCTAAGAAGGCgacagaaaaagaaattagAAAGTAGCTTAACCGTGTGA
- the LOC125770819 gene encoding prion-like-(Q/N-rich) domain-bearing protein 25, whose protein sequence is MERFVILLLIVFATDIARSSDLVDLACTSDHDCEPFRSATLNSTCVQEHCRCTDLSQDGNATECKPLVNRVSNQIGGQCPCQVANSFCHEQTNRCVCKDGFLPSRVEKKCVHKSVQLGGECENNEQCSNHDHFADCDSTKQVCQCQEHFIIYEGACHSIIAVANLTKPCDTDGDCANGTANSICHAGQCICGVDYVTDATNSSCLAVAELDQPCIDSNQCIASLGVGSICYQQKCVCDSNHFQFPLHLTNETTGQHRVQNVCERKIVHGDSCNDDQNCYQFHVGPHEQTMECFMNACVCLSGFVEKNNICFKANSGTTLVPSLVLLTTVLLSVSSHIALS, encoded by the exons ATGGAGCGATTTGTCATACTGCTTTTGATCGTGTTCGCTACGGATATTGCAAGATCCAGCG atcTTGTGGACCTGGCGTGCACGAGCGATCACGACTGTGAACCGTTTCGCAGTGCGACACTGAACTCCACGTGTGTACAGGAGCACTGCCGGTGCACTGACCTGTCGCAGGACGGCAATGCCACCGAGTGTAAGCCGTTG GTTAACCGAGTTTCCAACCAGATCGGTGGTCAATGTCCGTGCCAGGTTGCGAATTCGTTTTGCCACGAGCAAACGAACCGGTGCGTCTGCAAGGACGGGTTTCTCCCGAGCCGGGTGGAGAAGAAGTGTGTCCACA AATCCGTACAGCTGGGTGGTGAGTGCGAAAATAACGAGCAGTGCTCCAACCACGATCACTTTGCCGATTGTGACAGTACCAAACAGGTTTGCCAGTGTCAGGAACACTTCATCATCTACGAGGGAGCTTGTCATTCGATAATAG CGGTAGCTAACCTCACGAAGCCTTGTGACACCGACGGTGATTGTGCGAACGGGACGGCTAACTCGATTTGCCACGCCGGCCAGTGCATCTGCGGCGTGGACTATGTGACGGACGCAACCAACAGCAGCTGTCTGGCGGTGGCCGAGCTCGATCAACCTTGCATCGATTCGAACCAGTGCATTGCCTCGCTCGGGGTCGGCTCGATCTGCTACCAGCAGAAATGCGTCTGCGATAGTAATCACTTCCAATTTCCGTTGCACCTCACCAACGAAACGACCGGACAGCATCGGGTGCAGAATGTTTGCGAGCGGAAAATCG TGCACGGAGACAGTTGTAACGATGATCAAAACTGTTACCAATTCCACGTAGGACCGCACGAACAAACGATGGAATGTTTTATGAATGCTTGCGTATGTTTAAGCGGATTCGTTGAGAAGAATAACATATGCTTTAAAGCCA aTTCCGGTACGACCTTAGTACCATCTCTTGTGCTGTTAACCACTGTTTTACTGAGTGTTTCTTCTCATATTGCATTGTCCTAA